The Bernardetia litoralis DSM 6794 genome includes a window with the following:
- a CDS encoding OmpA family protein, producing the protein MNTYIFTLSIFLKIVLLLFLYFTSTLFGFAQTTPTWHFDTYNDNNSSIPHNFINDLAFDKTDNSLWIATGGGLVHWSEKDSIIYTPKNSDLKDYGIKCITVGKDGDKYIGTYGAGIYKIDIKGQTSHLHVPSKSNKNTVLSIKEDQHKTIWVGTEEEGLFRIDSKFQTLISVEKIAFTRVFEIIVDKNNTKWIATERGLYTLDNNNRLKIYPSLKDQPINSIAFSPKNQLLISSTLESTAQFFVAEKKQNPSKDVHYQFRTMLPTNENLWVASLSGLSLFENDKWTVFNPQNSAFPSTMVSTLAQNPKDNTIWAGTYGQGLVKLSQLQKLPKGEFRLGTTSIKKGDVVRLHIGFERATAIFNDTTGISELVEFMTENKTIRIELSGHTDTAGDATLNYKLSQERADAVKLYLMRKNIEANRIETKAYGGTKPISNNKNELSRQKNRRVEMRIIE; encoded by the coding sequence ATGAATACCTATATTTTTACTCTATCAATCTTTTTAAAGATTGTTTTACTATTATTTCTTTACTTTACTTCTACGCTTTTTGGCTTTGCTCAAACTACCCCAACTTGGCATTTTGATACTTATAACGATAATAACTCTTCTATTCCTCATAATTTTATCAATGATTTAGCTTTTGACAAAACTGATAATTCACTTTGGATAGCAACAGGAGGAGGGTTAGTACATTGGTCTGAAAAAGATTCTATAATCTATACACCAAAAAATTCAGACTTAAAAGATTATGGTATAAAATGTATTACTGTTGGAAAAGATGGAGATAAATATATAGGAACGTATGGCGCAGGAATTTATAAAATTGATATAAAAGGGCAAACTTCCCATTTACATGTTCCTTCAAAATCCAATAAAAATACTGTACTTTCGATAAAAGAAGACCAACACAAAACAATTTGGGTAGGAACAGAAGAAGAAGGGTTATTTCGAATTGATTCTAAATTTCAAACTTTAATTAGTGTTGAAAAAATAGCTTTTACACGAGTTTTTGAGATTATTGTCGATAAAAATAATACAAAATGGATAGCAACAGAAAGAGGTCTTTATACATTAGATAATAATAATCGTCTAAAAATTTATCCTTCTTTGAAAGACCAACCTATTAATTCTATTGCTTTTTCTCCCAAAAATCAATTATTGATTAGTTCTACTTTAGAAAGTACAGCTCAATTTTTTGTAGCCGAAAAAAAACAAAACCCTTCCAAAGATGTACATTATCAGTTCAGAACAATGCTCCCAACAAATGAAAATTTATGGGTAGCTTCTTTGAGTGGCTTATCACTTTTCGAAAATGATAAATGGACAGTTTTTAATCCCCAAAATTCTGCTTTTCCTTCAACAATGGTCAGTACATTAGCACAAAATCCAAAAGATAACACAATATGGGCAGGAACGTACGGACAAGGATTGGTCAAACTTTCTCAACTCCAAAAACTTCCAAAAGGAGAATTTAGACTGGGAACAACTTCTATCAAAAAAGGTGATGTTGTTCGTTTGCATATTGGTTTTGAAAGAGCAACAGCCATTTTTAATGATACAACTGGAATCTCTGAATTAGTAGAATTTATGACAGAAAATAAAACTATCAGAATAGAACTTTCAGGGCATACCGACACTGCAGGTGATGCAACACTCAATTATAAACTCTCTCAAGAAAGAGCAGATGCCGTAAAACTCTATTTAATGAGAAAAAATATAGAAGCCAACCGAATAGAAACAAAAGCCTACGGAGGAACAAAACCAATTTCGAATAATAAAAATGAATTATCAAGACAAAAAAATAGAAGAGTAGAAATGAGAATTATTGAGTAA
- a CDS encoding NADPH-dependent FMN reductase, with product MIEKKNIFIVIGSASDNSTNRKLIENFVHLTEDKLNCIIYNDLKALPHFDPKLSSQNPPKEVLEFREKIKNADAILICTPEYIFSIPSGLKNAIEWCISTTVFTDKPLGIITASASGQKAHEELQLIMKTAMAKFTKDTILLIQGIKGKINKEGQIIDSKMTEDLKIFANQFNILLTSVS from the coding sequence ATGATAGAAAAGAAAAATATATTTATAGTTATAGGTAGTGCAAGTGATAATTCGACAAATAGAAAGCTAATTGAAAATTTTGTACATCTTACAGAAGACAAATTGAATTGTATTATTTATAATGATTTAAAAGCACTGCCTCATTTTGATCCAAAATTATCATCTCAAAATCCTCCTAAAGAAGTATTAGAGTTTAGAGAAAAAATAAAAAATGCAGATGCTATTCTAATTTGTACACCTGAATATATTTTTAGTATTCCAAGTGGGTTAAAAAATGCCATTGAGTGGTGTATTTCTACAACTGTTTTTACTGATAAACCTTTGGGAATTATTACAGCTTCGGCAAGTGGACAGAAGGCACATGAAGAATTGCAGTTGATTATGAAAACAGCAATGGCAAAATTTACAAAAGATACAATTTTATTGATTCAAGGAATAAAAGGAAAAATCAATAAAGAGGGACAAATTATTGATTCAAAAATGACAGAAGATTTGAAAATATTTGCTAACCAATTCAATATTTTATTAACTTCAGTTTCTTAA
- a CDS encoding DUF4328 domain-containing protein: MENQILDDNAFQEDVKGEETMRNNIDRANYAIYAQGAVFVLTAIILLTHVLFLIGVIQDIEIILFTDGILGMLVGIVMLTGFVLFLMWFRRAYKNIQIIGYETKHTDGWAVGGFFVPILAIYYPYNIMTEIWQKMKLTAEGNGIKHYLTGGLHGWWWFFG; the protein is encoded by the coding sequence ATGGAAAATCAGATTCTTGATGATAACGCCTTTCAAGAGGACGTTAAAGGTGAAGAAACAATGCGTAACAACATTGATAGAGCAAATTATGCTATCTATGCACAGGGAGCTGTTTTTGTTTTGACAGCTATTATTTTATTGACACATGTATTATTTTTGATAGGAGTGATACAAGATATAGAGATAATTTTATTTACAGATGGAATACTGGGAATGCTTGTTGGTATAGTGATGCTTACAGGATTTGTATTGTTTCTGATGTGGTTTCGAAGAGCGTATAAAAACATTCAGATTATTGGATATGAAACCAAACACACAGATGGTTGGGCAGTTGGAGGATTTTTTGTTCCCATTCTAGCTATTTATTATCCTTACAATATAATGACTGAAATATGGCAAAAAATGAAATTGACAGCAGAAGGAAATGGAATTAAGCATTATCTCACAGGTGGATTACATGGTTGGTGGTGGTTTTTTGGATAG
- a CDS encoding ABC-F family ATP-binding cassette domain-containing protein, with protein MLSINNLSFYFADRPIYFEASLHIKPKERIGLIGANGTGKSTLLRIIDGEYTPDGGDISKSKDCTLGFLNQDLLSYESHEPIINVAMQAFTRENALSARINKILSKIETEYNDKLLDELATLQTEFETLGGYSIQARAEEILEGLGFKTAELTKPLAQFSGGWRMRVMLAKLLLQKPALLMLDEPTNHLDLPSIEWLESYLNNYEGSIMIVSHDQDFLNNCCNVMVEVWGQDLVRYSGNYDFYREEKALRADLQQKAYENQQSKIKEAERFIERFKAKASKAKQAQSRVKQLDKVERIEAVESDAPTMRMRFTFQKPSGKIVAELENVSKSYGDLHILDEAEGMIERGDKIALIGANGKGKSTVLRMLANAENYNAGELKEGHHVIQSFYAQHQLEALHLENDLLEELRSAGADRTESELRAVLGCFLFAGDDIYKKIRVLSGGEKSRVALAKMLLSEANFLLLDEPTNHLDMKSVDILIEAVNNYEGSCIVVSHNRHFIQSIANKIWWIEDGKIKQYPGTYDEFKYWKQARDAEEKENKSSGLEAKKAKEEKKAKQEEYKKSKQNNQHLSQEEQKELQKKIRQAEKNLENIEKEINKLETDIKELEKELALPSTYEDTEKAEKLSKKHASLKKSLETRTLEWENAMLEVEDLK; from the coding sequence ATGCTTAGTATCAACAATCTCTCGTTTTATTTCGCCGATCGCCCTATTTATTTTGAGGCTTCTTTACACATCAAACCTAAAGAACGTATCGGTCTTATTGGTGCCAATGGAACTGGCAAATCTACACTTTTACGCATTATTGATGGTGAATATACGCCCGATGGAGGCGATATTAGCAAGTCTAAAGACTGTACACTTGGTTTTCTGAATCAAGATTTACTTTCTTATGAAAGTCATGAACCAATTATTAATGTGGCAATGCAGGCTTTCACTCGTGAAAATGCACTTTCTGCACGTATCAATAAAATTCTTTCTAAAATAGAAACTGAATACAATGACAAACTTTTAGACGAACTTGCAACATTACAAACTGAGTTTGAAACGTTGGGAGGTTATTCTATTCAAGCTAGAGCAGAAGAAATTTTGGAAGGTTTGGGTTTCAAAACAGCAGAACTCACAAAACCACTTGCACAGTTTTCGGGTGGGTGGCGTATGCGTGTAATGCTTGCAAAATTATTATTGCAAAAACCTGCACTTTTGATGCTTGATGAACCTACCAATCACTTGGATTTGCCTTCCATTGAATGGTTAGAAAGCTATTTGAATAATTATGAAGGTTCAATAATGATTGTTTCTCATGACCAAGACTTTTTGAATAATTGCTGTAATGTAATGGTTGAAGTTTGGGGACAAGATTTGGTTCGTTATTCTGGAAATTATGATTTTTATAGAGAAGAAAAGGCTTTGAGAGCAGATTTGCAACAAAAAGCATACGAAAATCAACAATCAAAAATAAAAGAAGCAGAGCGTTTTATTGAGCGTTTTAAGGCAAAAGCATCAAAGGCAAAACAAGCACAATCAAGAGTAAAACAGCTTGACAAAGTAGAAAGAATTGAAGCCGTAGAATCTGATGCGCCTACAATGAGAATGCGTTTTACATTTCAAAAACCATCTGGAAAAATTGTAGCAGAATTAGAAAATGTATCAAAAAGCTATGGCGACCTTCATATTTTAGATGAAGCTGAAGGAATGATAGAAAGAGGCGATAAGATTGCCTTAATTGGTGCAAATGGAAAAGGAAAATCAACGGTCTTGAGAATGTTAGCCAATGCAGAAAATTATAATGCTGGAGAATTAAAGGAAGGGCATCATGTAATACAATCATTTTATGCACAGCATCAATTAGAAGCCTTGCATCTAGAAAATGATTTGTTGGAAGAACTTCGAAGTGCAGGAGCAGACCGAACAGAATCAGAATTAAGAGCTGTTTTGGGTTGTTTCTTATTTGCTGGAGATGATATTTACAAAAAAATTCGTGTTCTTTCGGGTGGAGAAAAATCAAGAGTTGCACTTGCAAAAATGTTGCTTTCAGAAGCTAATTTCCTTCTACTTGATGAGCCTACCAATCACTTGGACATGAAATCAGTTGATATTTTGATAGAAGCTGTCAATAATTATGAAGGAAGTTGTATTGTTGTTTCTCATAATCGCCACTTTATTCAAAGTATAGCAAATAAAATTTGGTGGATTGAAGATGGAAAAATCAAACAATATCCTGGTACGTATGATGAGTTCAAGTATTGGAAACAAGCAAGAGATGCCGAAGAAAAAGAAAATAAATCAAGTGGTTTAGAAGCAAAAAAAGCCAAAGAAGAAAAAAAGGCAAAGCAAGAAGAATACAAAAAATCTAAACAGAACAATCAACATCTTTCTCAAGAAGAACAAAAAGAACTTCAAAAGAAAATTCGTCAAGCTGAAAAAAATCTTGAAAATATAGAGAAAGAAATCAATAAATTAGAAACAGATATTAAAGAATTGGAAAAAGAACTTGCCTTGCCAAGTACTTATGAAGATACCGAAAAAGCTGAAAAATTATCTAAAAAACATGCTTCTCTCAAAAAGAGCTTGGAAACAAGAACTTTAGAATGGGAAAATGCAATGCTTGAGGTAGAGGATTTGAAGTAG
- a CDS encoding RNA recognition motif domain-containing protein encodes MNLYVSNLPYSISEEELEAVFSELGVVTSTKIITDRETRRSRGFGFVEMESEEDGEAAIEELNGVELKGREIQVKKAIPREDRGGGNFGGGRPSRDY; translated from the coding sequence ATGAATCTTTACGTATCAAACTTGCCTTATTCTATCTCAGAGGAAGAATTAGAGGCTGTATTTTCAGAACTTGGTGTAGTTACATCAACAAAAATTATCACAGACCGTGAAACACGTCGTTCAAGAGGTTTTGGTTTCGTTGAAATGGAATCAGAAGAAGATGGCGAAGCAGCTATCGAAGAATTGAATGGTGTTGAGCTTAAAGGTCGTGAGATCCAAGTAAAAAAAGCCATTCCTAGAGAAGACAGAGGTGGTGGAAACTTCGGTGGTGGTCGTCCATCACGTGATTACTAA
- the trpA gene encoding tryptophan synthase subunit alpha, whose amino-acid sequence MLKTDIITNRIDSLFQKKSNQVLTIYFTAGFPKLDDTRRILIELAEAGTDLIEIGMPFSDPIADGETIQYSNKIALDNGMSIKKMFEQLEGIRNENGKIKETPIVLMGYLNPVLQFGIEEFCKKCQEIGIDGFILPDLPLFEYELTYKSVFEKYGLHTIFLITPQTSEERIKKIDELSNGFVYMVSSNSTTGNTSSKNEELSEKQSDYFKKIKSLNLKNPTQIGFGISDKKSFDQATSYSNGAIIGSAFIRHLESGKSVKEFVESVTSK is encoded by the coding sequence ATGCTAAAAACTGATATAATTACAAACCGTATAGATTCTTTATTCCAAAAGAAATCGAATCAAGTTTTGACGATTTATTTTACGGCAGGTTTTCCAAAACTGGATGATACTCGTCGTATTTTGATAGAATTAGCTGAAGCTGGAACTGATTTGATAGAAATTGGAATGCCTTTTTCTGACCCAATTGCAGATGGAGAAACTATTCAGTACAGCAACAAAATTGCTTTGGATAATGGAATGAGCATCAAAAAAATGTTTGAACAACTGGAAGGAATTAGAAATGAAAATGGTAAAATAAAAGAAACTCCTATTGTTTTGATGGGCTATCTAAATCCTGTTTTGCAATTTGGAATAGAAGAATTTTGTAAAAAATGTCAAGAAATAGGAATTGATGGTTTTATTTTGCCTGATTTACCTCTTTTTGAATATGAACTGACTTATAAATCTGTGTTTGAAAAATATGGATTACACACCATTTTCCTTATCACTCCTCAAACTTCAGAAGAGCGCATCAAAAAAATTGATGAGCTAAGTAATGGTTTCGTGTATATGGTTTCTTCAAACAGCACAACAGGAAACACAAGTTCTAAAAATGAAGAGTTATCTGAAAAACAAAGTGATTATTTCAAAAAAATAAAATCATTAAATCTCAAAAATCCAACTCAAATTGGTTTTGGGATTTCGGACAAAAAATCTTTTGACCAAGCTACTTCTTATTCTAATGGTGCAATTATAGGTTCTGCTTTTATTCGTCACTTAGAAAGTGGAAAATCAGTAAAAGAATTTGTGGAATCAGTTACCAGTAAATAG
- a CDS encoding 3-hydroxyanthranilate 3,4-dioxygenase, which translates to MRKPFNLQKWIDDNRHLLKPPVGNQQIYLDNEDYIVMVVGGPNSRKDYHYNESEELFYQLEGNIVVKIIEDGKFVDIPINAGEMFLLPAKIPHSPQRTEGSIGLVIERYRRKGEEDGFLWYCENCGNKLYEERFELTDIVAQLPKVMQTFYNSEELRACNNCQIIMQPPQKIK; encoded by the coding sequence ATGAGAAAGCCTTTTAACCTTCAAAAATGGATAGATGATAATCGTCACCTTTTGAAACCACCTGTCGGAAATCAACAAATCTATTTAGATAATGAAGATTATATTGTAATGGTTGTGGGGGGGCCAAATAGCCGAAAAGATTATCATTACAATGAAAGTGAAGAGCTTTTTTATCAACTAGAAGGAAATATTGTTGTCAAGATTATTGAAGATGGAAAGTTTGTTGATATTCCAATTAATGCTGGCGAAATGTTTTTGTTACCTGCAAAAATCCCTCATTCTCCACAGCGTACTGAAGGTTCTATTGGTCTTGTAATTGAGCGTTATCGTAGAAAGGGTGAAGAAGATGGATTTTTGTGGTATTGTGAAAACTGTGGTAATAAACTTTATGAAGAGCGTTTTGAATTGACTGATATTGTGGCACAATTACCTAAAGTAATGCAAACTTTCTATAATTCGGAAGAATTAAGAGCCTGTAATAATTGTCAAATAATAATGCAGCCTCCACAAAAAATAAAATAA
- a CDS encoding IS4 family transposase, with protein sequence MAKAKYASSSKVTKLVTVLSSHLTEFHLARVQFIGLFVIAVIKVGLGGLIQIATAFERNVECSSSLRRIERFLNDYHLDFKAITRLIVSLQGMDKWKDIVLCLDRTNWKVGKKNVNVLLLSAAYKNVSTPLIWSVFPKKGNSSTEERIELIERFLSIFPNLSISSIVADREFVGQKWFTYLSRKNVDFVMRLKSNFKATRKGKTKSIAAWCRGLAISETYHLDGVFIVNGVEVYLSVSRTQKGYIYLASPVFLENAFELYKQRWEIETLFKALKTQGFKLENTKLTEPEKIAKLLALCSIAFVWCYKVGEWKHKTTKIRVCSNGHNEYSFFRYGLLEIKKILNNPMIKEAKFNQKIKVLSME encoded by the coding sequence ATGGCAAAAGCAAAGTATGCTTCTAGTAGTAAAGTTACAAAATTAGTTACTGTTTTATCTTCTCATTTGACAGAGTTTCATCTTGCACGAGTTCAATTTATAGGTCTTTTTGTAATAGCTGTTATAAAAGTAGGCTTAGGAGGATTAATTCAAATTGCTACGGCTTTTGAACGGAATGTAGAATGCAGCTCCTCTTTACGTCGTATTGAACGCTTTTTAAATGATTATCACCTTGATTTTAAGGCAATTACTCGTTTAATTGTTTCTTTACAAGGTATGGATAAGTGGAAGGATATTGTTTTATGTCTTGACCGTACCAATTGGAAAGTGGGTAAAAAAAATGTAAATGTTTTGTTGCTTTCAGCAGCCTATAAGAATGTTTCAACTCCTCTTATTTGGTCTGTTTTTCCAAAAAAAGGAAACTCTTCTACTGAAGAGCGTATCGAATTAATAGAACGTTTTTTATCTATTTTTCCTAATCTGTCTATTTCTTCTATTGTAGCAGATAGGGAGTTTGTAGGTCAAAAATGGTTTACTTATCTGTCAAGAAAAAACGTTGATTTTGTAATGCGACTAAAGTCTAATTTTAAAGCGACTAGAAAGGGTAAAACAAAGTCAATTGCAGCATGGTGTAGAGGACTGGCTATTTCAGAAACATATCATTTAGATGGTGTTTTTATAGTCAATGGGGTAGAGGTATATTTATCTGTAAGTAGGACACAAAAAGGATATATTTATCTTGCTTCACCTGTTTTTTTAGAAAACGCTTTTGAGCTGTATAAACAACGTTGGGAGATAGAAACGTTGTTTAAGGCTCTAAAAACACAAGGTTTTAAGCTAGAAAATACAAAATTGACAGAACCAGAGAAAATAGCTAAATTACTTGCTCTTTGTTCTATTGCATTTGTTTGGTGTTACAAAGTAGGAGAGTGGAAACATAAAACAACAAAAATAAGGGTCTGTTCAAATGGGCATAATGAATACTCTTTTTTCCGATATGGATTACTAGAAATCAAAAAAATACTCAATAATCCAATGATTAAAGAAGCCAAATTCAATCAGAAAATTAAAGTTTTGTCAATGGAGTGA
- a CDS encoding acetyl-CoA carboxylase biotin carboxyl carrier protein subunit, with the protein MQITTQSHTYQVRKEKNTSAKTESLFLNDNLIESDIQKFSEREFHVLRNNISYRVEVLKADYEAKEFEIRINGNIHKLTAKDRMDLLLESLGMENAASAKVSDLKAPMPGLVLDILIEEGATTEKGTPLMILEAMKMENVLKATGEGKIKSIAVKKGQNVEKGAVLIEFE; encoded by the coding sequence ATGCAAATCACAACACAATCACACACATATCAAGTTCGCAAAGAAAAAAATACTTCTGCAAAAACAGAATCACTTTTTTTGAATGATAATTTAATCGAATCAGATATTCAGAAATTTTCTGAAAGAGAGTTTCATGTCTTGAGAAATAATATTTCTTATAGAGTAGAAGTTTTGAAGGCAGATTATGAAGCCAAAGAATTTGAAATTCGTATTAATGGAAATATTCATAAACTTACAGCAAAAGACAGAATGGATTTGCTGTTGGAAAGTCTAGGAATGGAAAATGCAGCTTCTGCAAAAGTGAGCGACCTAAAAGCTCCAATGCCTGGATTAGTTTTAGATATTTTGATAGAAGAAGGTGCAACAACTGAAAAAGGAACTCCTCTTATGATTTTGGAAGCCATGAAAATGGAAAATGTTTTGAAAGCAACAGGTGAAGGAAAAATTAAAAGTATTGCTGTAAAGAAAGGTCAAAATGTAGAAAAAGGAGCTGTTTTGATAGAATTTGAATAG
- a CDS encoding Uma2 family endonuclease, which yields MAITKKEKENISKIRKGKKESSNTDFISEDEYLRREFLAETKSEYHAGKIVAMAGATLTHNLVTSNLIRHLGNCLEDKDCKVLNSDMLVHLPKCEKYVYPDVSIVCEKPEFAEKKKGRSEALTNPQTVIEVLSKGTAEYDMGEKMKCYLKLKSLQQYIIVSSERKLIITYTKDKDGDFKVKTYSENDDILIGECKIPIEKIYIKVSFEMESQEKE from the coding sequence ATGGCAATTACAAAAAAAGAGAAAGAAAATATATCTAAAATAAGAAAAGGTAAAAAAGAAAGCTCTAACACTGACTTTATTTCAGAAGATGAATATTTGAGAAGAGAATTTTTAGCTGAAACAAAAAGTGAATATCATGCAGGAAAAATTGTAGCTATGGCAGGTGCAACTTTAACTCACAATTTAGTTACTTCTAATTTGATTAGACATTTAGGAAATTGTTTAGAAGATAAAGATTGCAAGGTTTTGAATAGCGATATGCTTGTCCATCTACCTAAATGTGAGAAATATGTTTATCCTGATGTAAGCATAGTTTGTGAAAAACCTGAATTTGCAGAAAAGAAAAAAGGCAGGTCAGAAGCCCTTACAAATCCTCAAACTGTGATAGAAGTTTTATCGAAAGGTACAGCAGAATATGATATGGGAGAAAAAATGAAATGTTATCTTAAACTCAAAAGTTTGCAGCAATATATTATTGTTAGTAGTGAAAGGAAATTAATTATCACTTATACAAAAGACAAAGATGGAGATTTTAAAGTAAAAACCTATTCAGAAAACGATGATATTTTGATAGGAGAATGTAAAATTCCAATAGAAAAAATATATATAAAAGTGAGTTTTGAGATGGAAAGTCAAGAAAAAGAGTAA
- a CDS encoding DUF983 domain-containing protein produces MEKERSKSQAILQCKCPRCRKGDIFEKAAFSINFAKTYRNCSVCNLKYERTMGFWWSAMYMSYAFTVAHLITVMVAINILTQERPALWVFFTAILGTFMFLVPVYFRYARTLVLYLLGGVKYSSNPEVWEEEGE; encoded by the coding sequence ATGGAAAAAGAACGTTCAAAATCTCAAGCAATCCTGCAATGTAAATGCCCTAGATGTAGAAAAGGTGATATTTTTGAAAAAGCAGCCTTCAGTATAAATTTTGCCAAAACATATAGAAATTGTTCTGTTTGTAATCTAAAATATGAACGAACAATGGGATTTTGGTGGAGTGCTATGTATATGAGTTATGCCTTTACAGTAGCTCATTTGATTACAGTTATGGTAGCCATTAATATTCTAACACAAGAACGTCCTGCTTTATGGGTCTTTTTTACAGCTATTTTAGGAACTTTTATGTTTTTAGTGCCTGTTTATTTTAGATATGCAAGAACGCTTGTTTTATATCTTTTGGGAGGGGTAAAATATAGTTCTAACCCAGAAGTTTGGGAAGAAGAGGGAGAGTAG
- the lpxK gene encoding tetraacyldisaccharide 4'-kinase: MKYLLFPFAILYDLITQIRNYFYDKKWFYSVEPSVYTISVGNITVGGTGKTPHIEYLIRYFLDKNKEDKNYKLATLSRGYGRKTKGFILANPETTASEIGDEPMQFYQKFVSNNNKQSKEKVTITVCEKRVLGAQKILELFPQTKTILLDDAFQHRAIKPHFSILLSDYNRPFYEDFLLPMGRIRENRKGAKRANVVLVSKSPLDLTEESKQFIRNKINNYTSSPVFFTGFEYDKPVSLLNNEILKLENSKKYSFGILTGIANYRPFQKYIKTKFSDFGTLETQKHFADHYNYTEKDIEFLKEINQNSDSKIIWFTTEKDAVKLRPLIESFTKEEQNRILIFYIPIKIIFLDKNEEKQFQELIK, from the coding sequence TTGAAATACCTCCTTTTTCCTTTTGCCATTTTATACGATTTGATAACCCAAATCAGAAATTATTTTTATGATAAAAAATGGTTTTATTCTGTAGAACCTTCTGTTTATACAATTTCTGTGGGAAATATTACAGTTGGTGGAACAGGAAAAACACCACACATAGAATATCTGATTCGATATTTTTTAGATAAAAATAAAGAAGATAAAAACTATAAATTAGCGACTCTTTCAAGAGGATACGGACGAAAAACAAAAGGTTTTATTTTAGCAAATCCAGAAACCACAGCTTCTGAAATTGGCGACGAACCGATGCAGTTTTATCAAAAATTTGTATCAAATAATAACAAGCAAAGTAAGGAAAAAGTAACTATTACTGTTTGTGAAAAACGAGTTTTGGGAGCGCAAAAAATTCTTGAATTATTTCCCCAAACAAAGACAATCTTATTAGATGATGCCTTTCAACATAGAGCCATAAAACCACATTTTTCAATTTTGCTTTCTGATTATAATCGTCCTTTTTACGAAGATTTTTTGTTACCAATGGGAAGAATTAGAGAAAATAGAAAGGGTGCAAAACGTGCAAATGTAGTTTTAGTTAGCAAATCGCCTTTAGATTTGACAGAAGAAAGCAAGCAATTTATTCGCAATAAAATTAATAATTATACTTCTTCGCCTGTTTTCTTTACTGGTTTTGAATATGATAAACCTGTTTCTTTATTGAATAATGAAATTCTAAAATTAGAAAATAGCAAAAAATATTCTTTTGGAATCTTAACAGGAATTGCAAATTATAGACCTTTTCAAAAGTATATAAAAACTAAATTTTCTGATTTTGGAACACTAGAAACTCAAAAACACTTTGCAGACCATTATAATTATACCGAAAAAGATATTGAATTTTTGAAAGAAATAAATCAAAATTCTGATTCAAAAATAATTTGGTTTACAACAGAAAAAGATGCTGTCAAATTACGTCCTTTGATTGAATCTTTTACCAAAGAAGAACAAAACAGAATCTTAATTTTTTATATTCCTATTAAAATAATTTTTTTAGATAAAAATGAAGAAAAACAGTTTCAAGAGTTGATAAAATAG
- a CDS encoding DUF3127 domain-containing protein encodes MPSFETEGTLIKIFPTSVKSERFQLREFVLNIEEGNYPQEIIFQFTQDSCDLLDKFKEGEKVKVSSWIRGKKWQRSPQDEPRWFNSLAARSIEHSDPMMNDMNQDAGNNSNDNPFSGGDIPPPTEDTSSIGDDDLPF; translated from the coding sequence ATGCCATCATTCGAAACAGAAGGAACACTCATAAAAATATTTCCTACTAGCGTAAAATCAGAACGTTTTCAACTAAGAGAATTTGTTCTTAATATAGAAGAAGGAAATTATCCACAAGAAATTATTTTTCAATTTACACAAGATAGTTGTGATTTGTTAGATAAGTTTAAAGAAGGCGAAAAAGTAAAAGTAAGTAGCTGGATTCGTGGCAAAAAATGGCAACGTTCGCCTCAAGATGAGCCTCGTTGGTTTAATAGTTTGGCTGCTCGTTCGATTGAGCATTCAGATCCAATGATGAATGACATGAATCAAGACGCTGGCAATAATAGCAATGATAATCCTTTTAGTGGTGGCGATATTCCACCTCCAACAGAAGATACTTCTTCTATCGGAGATGATGATTTGCCTTTCTAA